A single region of the Methanoregula sp. UBA64 genome encodes:
- a CDS encoding heterodisulfide reductase-related iron-sulfur binding cluster has translation KLKHNKDLRDGVNEVLKEIDMEFKGTINVYHLAELLYNDKFVGVSKIRDSVVTPLTGARIAVHYGCHLTKPHKDREFEKGVMLNTEHPVWMEELVAALGATPVEYRNKMQCCGAGGGVRGYDIVHSLDITNEKLINLKEVGVDALTDICPFCQLQFDRGQIEIHEKFGVDYNLPVLHFAELLGLAQGMSPQELGLDLHAISCEPFLQKVL, from the coding sequence CAAGCTCAAGCACAACAAGGATCTCAGGGACGGCGTCAACGAAGTCTTAAAAGAGATCGATATGGAGTTCAAGGGCACCATCAACGTCTACCACCTTGCAGAACTCCTGTACAACGACAAGTTCGTCGGCGTCAGCAAGATCCGTGATAGCGTTGTTACCCCGCTGACCGGAGCCCGCATTGCCGTCCACTACGGCTGCCACCTGACCAAGCCCCACAAGGACCGTGAGTTCGAGAAAGGGGTTATGCTCAACACCGAACACCCCGTCTGGATGGAAGAGCTCGTCGCTGCACTCGGTGCAACCCCGGTCGAGTACCGCAACAAGATGCAGTGCTGCGGTGCCGGCGGCGGTGTCCGCGGGTACGATATTGTCCACTCGCTGGATATCACGAACGAGAAGCTTATCAACCTCAAAGAGGTAGGCGTAGACGCCCTGACCGATATCTGTCCGTTCTGCCAGCTCCAGTTCGACCGCGGCCAGATCGAGATCCACGAAAAGTTCGGCGTCGACTATAACCTGCCGGTACTGCACTTTGCCGAGCTTCTCGGCCTTGCACAGGGCATGAGCCCCCAGGAACTCGGGCTTGACCTCCATGCAATCAGCTGCGAACCGTTCCTGCAGAAGGTGCTCTAG
- a CDS encoding heterodisulfide reductase-related iron-sulfur binding cluster, translated as MSESKANHTFALYLGCIAPNRYPGVESAAIKGCKKLGIDLVPLKGASCCPAPGAFGSIDMNVFYAMAARNLVLAEQMKTDIALVCNGCYKSIWE; from the coding sequence ATGTCCGAATCAAAGGCTAACCACACATTCGCATTATACCTCGGTTGTATCGCACCGAACCGGTACCCCGGTGTCGAATCCGCGGCAATCAAGGGATGCAAGAAGCTCGGTATCGACCTCGTTCCCCTCAAGGGAGCAAGCTGCTGCCCGGCACCCGGTGCATTCGGTTCCATCGATATGAACGTCTTCTATGCAATGGCAGCACGGAACCTCGTGCTTGCCGAGCAGATGAAGACCGACATTGCACTGGTCTGCAACGGCTGCTACAAGTCGATCTGGGAAG
- the hdrC gene encoding CoB--CoM heterodisulfide reductase subunit C codes for MARTKGYPEALEKKLKDQRFYREDSTPDFIKRVEATSRTIAHMCYQCGTCTGSCPSAPRSTYRIRKFMRRAVLGLEMEALTDPDLWLCTTCYSCTDRCPRDIAPTDVIMSMRNMAFTHDIVPVNFLKTVTAIYASGHGVPNNDVNRAAREKLGLTRDPPTTHMYPEYMPGIRKILDHYHLKENADRIIKEREG; via the coding sequence ATGGCAAGAACAAAAGGTTACCCGGAAGCGCTGGAAAAGAAACTGAAAGATCAGCGGTTTTACCGTGAAGACTCAACCCCCGACTTTATCAAGAGGGTCGAGGCAACTTCACGCACGATTGCCCATATGTGTTACCAGTGCGGCACCTGCACCGGCTCGTGCCCGTCGGCACCCAGGAGCACCTACCGCATCAGGAAGTTCATGAGGAGAGCAGTGCTCGGCCTCGAGATGGAAGCACTGACCGACCCGGATCTCTGGCTGTGCACCACCTGTTACAGCTGCACCGACCGGTGCCCGCGTGATATCGCACCGACCGATGTTATCATGTCGATGAGGAATATGGCATTCACCCACGATATCGTGCCGGTGAACTTCCTCAAGACCGTGACGGCGATCTATGCATCAGGCCACGGTGTCCCGAACAACGATGTCAACCGTGCAGCCCGTGAGAAACTCGGTCTGACCCGTGACCCGCCAACCACCCATATGTACCCCGAGTACATGCCCGGTATCCGCAAGATCCTTGACCACTACCACCTCAAGGAAAATGCAGACCGCATCATCAAGGAACGGGAGGGATAA
- a CDS encoding 4Fe-4S binding protein, with product MALFPKFSKKRDGVNVVMEQRLLQNVNNLILNSETCTGCGICAEACPEEAIVLGLVGATRRGAINYAAPIDVDETKCSYCGVCVIMCPFNALTLKVDNQERLPILEKEGFPQYDMKAEIDDEKCVRCTTCEEVCPRDAIDRDVPAFEGTYKGPVAGGKERHTAIKTKTTFTVDKEKCTVCGLCGALCPALVVKHKEFTAESGKVEGDVIWDEAKCNACKICVEACPTDAITVEREVISDKVAGKVTIEKDNCCTCRWCAINCPSEAITVEKIFEGDIEFHAEKCPGGCSTCAEICPANAIYLPAEKPAADMKHQIEPTIAVNKDFCILCGACVNACPGEDIIVLHRTGIRVKGKETDLFKRIKEKLCTARTSEVKESVPGQVNIKMMEKA from the coding sequence ATGGCATTGTTTCCAAAGTTTTCAAAAAAGAGGGATGGTGTCAACGTTGTGATGGAGCAGCGTCTCCTCCAGAACGTGAACAACCTGATTCTCAACTCAGAGACCTGCACGGGATGCGGTATCTGTGCCGAAGCATGTCCTGAGGAGGCAATCGTCCTTGGACTTGTCGGTGCAACCCGTCGGGGAGCCATCAATTACGCAGCACCCATCGATGTAGACGAGACCAAGTGCTCGTACTGCGGTGTCTGCGTTATCATGTGCCCCTTCAATGCATTGACATTAAAGGTCGATAATCAGGAAAGACTCCCGATCCTTGAGAAGGAAGGATTCCCCCAGTATGATATGAAGGCAGAGATCGATGACGAGAAGTGTGTCCGGTGCACGACCTGCGAAGAGGTCTGTCCCCGCGACGCCATCGACCGGGATGTCCCCGCCTTTGAGGGAACCTACAAGGGACCGGTTGCCGGAGGCAAGGAACGCCACACGGCTATCAAGACCAAGACGACTTTTACCGTGGACAAAGAGAAGTGCACGGTGTGTGGCCTGTGCGGTGCACTCTGCCCGGCACTGGTTGTCAAGCACAAGGAATTCACCGCTGAAAGCGGCAAGGTCGAAGGCGATGTAATCTGGGACGAGGCAAAGTGCAATGCCTGCAAGATCTGTGTCGAGGCATGTCCCACGGACGCCATCACCGTCGAACGCGAAGTCATCTCCGACAAGGTTGCCGGCAAGGTCACGATTGAGAAGGACAACTGCTGCACCTGCAGATGGTGCGCCATAAACTGTCCGTCAGAGGCAATTACCGTCGAGAAGATCTTCGAGGGCGACATCGAATTCCACGCCGAGAAGTGCCCCGGCGGCTGCTCTACCTGTGCAGAGATCTGCCCGGCAAACGCCATCTATCTCCCCGCCGAGAAGCCGGCAGCGGACATGAAGCACCAGATCGAGCCCACCATCGCAGTCAACAAGGATTTCTGTATCCTCTGCGGGGCCTGCGTGAACGCCTGCCCGGGTGAGGATATCATCGTTCTCCACAGGACAGGTATCCGCGTAAAGGGTAAAGAGACCGACCTCTTTAAGAGGATCAAAGAGAAGCTCTGCACCGCGAGGACCTCTGAGGTAAAGGAATCCGTACCCGGACAGGTCAATATAAAAATGATGGAGAAGGCGTGA
- the fhcD gene encoding formylmethanofuran--tetrahydromethanopterin N-formyltransferase gives MEINGVTIDDTYAEAFPTWVCRVIITAVTKDWALKAATEATGFATSAIGCPCEAGIESVLSGSETPDGRPGVAILICASKKKLKEQVVERLAECVLTAPTTAVFNGITEAEEKIPVKLHFFGDGYEYQKEVGGRKCWAIPIMNGEYIGEEEFGIVKGVAGGNFFIMGENQMAALTAAQAASDAIADVRGVITSFPGGVVASGSKVGSLKYKFMVATTNEKYCPTLREKVADTKVPAGVRAVYEIVIDGVDEKSVAAAMGAGIKAAVHVPGVKFISAGNFGGNLGPFKLELKNVI, from the coding sequence ATGGAAATCAACGGCGTAACAATCGATGATACCTACGCAGAGGCATTCCCGACCTGGGTCTGCCGGGTGATAATTACTGCAGTGACCAAGGACTGGGCTTTAAAGGCTGCAACGGAAGCTACCGGGTTTGCAACCTCGGCAATCGGCTGCCCCTGTGAAGCGGGTATCGAATCGGTCCTTTCCGGCAGCGAGACCCCCGACGGAAGACCGGGCGTTGCTATCCTCATCTGTGCAAGCAAGAAGAAGCTCAAGGAGCAGGTTGTGGAACGCCTTGCGGAATGTGTCCTGACTGCACCGACAACTGCTGTCTTTAACGGTATTACCGAGGCAGAAGAGAAGATCCCGGTAAAACTGCACTTCTTTGGCGACGGGTACGAGTACCAGAAGGAAGTCGGCGGCCGGAAGTGCTGGGCCATCCCGATCATGAACGGGGAATATATCGGCGAGGAAGAGTTCGGTATCGTGAAGGGCGTTGCCGGCGGCAACTTCTTTATCATGGGCGAGAACCAGATGGCAGCCCTTACCGCAGCCCAGGCAGCATCCGATGCGATTGCCGATGTCAGGGGCGTTATCACGAGCTTCCCCGGCGGCGTTGTGGCGAGCGGTTCGAAGGTTGGCAGCCTGAAGTACAAGTTCATGGTTGCCACGACAAACGAGAAGTACTGCCCGACACTCCGCGAGAAAGTGGCAGACACCAAGGTGCCGGCCGGTGTCAGGGCAGTGTACGAGATTGTCATCGATGGTGTCGATGAGAAGAGCGTTGCAGCAGCTATGGGCGCCGGTATCAAGGCAGCCGTGCATGTCCCGGGCGTTAAGTTCATCTCGGCCGGGAACTTTGGCGGAAACCTCGGCCCCTTTAAGCTCGAACTCAAGAACGTTATCTGA
- a CDS encoding tRNA(Ile2) 2-agmatinylcytidine synthetase — MITLTPEDVKERFGPLFSRKFLVMVDEKAGLAEIIEQCQARGTIEWDAMNRRRAGGAVASCAVEGSTMTIHARLGRHVVTFGPAADTIGGQALEGVEVNGDEAITSWEGIAGAGVGIAACLPQAPGVLRAEYPSEEDLKVGGARTNHVRIISPKYEKVSFGIDDTDTKAEGATWVMALKCAEACHIAGVEFLNMRLVQLNPKVPNKTTNCVGSALNFAARPQSIPALREFVCSFVEKQTVSNDTGIAFLRGIGMEKESPYLKAIKTEILTVDHAEKEAQRLGIEFLDKNGRKGRIGALGAVLWANRGIEAAGLYGEHL; from the coding sequence ATGATCACACTTACACCCGAAGATGTGAAAGAGCGGTTCGGGCCGCTGTTTTCCCGGAAGTTCCTGGTAATGGTGGATGAAAAGGCCGGTCTTGCCGAGATCATCGAGCAGTGCCAGGCCCGGGGTACGATCGAATGGGATGCCATGAACCGACGCCGGGCCGGCGGGGCTGTTGCCTCGTGTGCCGTTGAAGGCAGCACGATGACGATCCATGCCCGCCTTGGCCGGCATGTGGTTACCTTCGGGCCGGCAGCCGATACCATCGGCGGCCAGGCGCTCGAAGGGGTCGAAGTGAATGGCGATGAGGCGATCACCTCCTGGGAAGGCATAGCCGGAGCCGGGGTCGGTATCGCTGCATGCCTGCCCCAGGCACCGGGCGTTCTCCGGGCAGAATACCCCTCGGAAGAGGATCTCAAGGTTGGCGGGGCCCGTACCAACCATGTCAGGATCATTTCGCCAAAGTACGAGAAGGTCTCGTTTGGTATCGACGATACGGACACAAAGGCCGAGGGTGCAACCTGGGTGATGGCCTTGAAGTGTGCCGAGGCCTGCCATATCGCGGGCGTGGAATTTTTAAACATGCGCCTTGTCCAGCTCAACCCGAAGGTCCCGAACAAGACGACAAACTGTGTTGGTTCGGCGTTGAACTTTGCCGCCCGGCCACAGAGTATCCCGGCATTACGGGAATTCGTCTGTTCCTTTGTTGAAAAACAGACCGTCTCAAATGATACCGGCATCGCGTTTCTGCGTGGGATCGGGATGGAGAAGGAATCGCCGTATCTCAAGGCCATCAAGACCGAGATCCTGACCGTTGACCACGCCGAAAAGGAAGCACAGCGGCTCGGGATCGAATTCCTCGATAAGAACGGGAGGAAGGGAAGGATCGGGGCGCTCGGTGCCGTGCTCTGGGCAAACCGGGGAATCGAAGCCGCGGGTCTGTATGGCGAGCATCTCTGA
- the mmp11 gene encoding methanogenesis marker protein 11, translating to MASISDPYIIRYPQIVAVADRTGERVELVEFFDCVGGAMWTQHHYAQSPLVENVRCVGATSRYLLKPGTVDLALQGSRFPAGISGVSVTENEIAVTYIGMGGGGVGATSCRAAAKGVLREHSDPSGGGKVAAATLWLPRRERVLIGVDDTDTSEAGATWTLVHNIAKAVEDEKSVYLSHTIVQLFPVAYRTKNCVSLVAEFATTEPDLLVEKFRRLLEKYTLSEKTGMAVYTGFSPSPALLDYGRRVKRGEVGPDLVHNLADPSLTIVMNGRGITGAVAALPFYTRYEEALELCSGTN from the coding sequence ATGGCGAGCATCTCTGATCCCTATATCATCCGGTACCCGCAGATCGTGGCGGTGGCCGACAGGACCGGCGAAAGGGTCGAACTTGTCGAGTTCTTCGATTGCGTGGGCGGGGCCATGTGGACCCAGCACCACTATGCACAAAGCCCGCTTGTCGAAAATGTCCGGTGCGTGGGAGCAACCAGCCGATACCTGCTGAAGCCGGGTACGGTCGATCTTGCCCTCCAGGGCTCACGGTTCCCGGCCGGTATCTCCGGCGTATCGGTAACAGAAAACGAGATCGCGGTCACCTATATCGGTATGGGAGGCGGCGGAGTCGGGGCCACCTCGTGCCGTGCTGCGGCAAAGGGAGTACTGCGGGAACACTCGGATCCCTCCGGCGGGGGAAAGGTTGCCGCCGCCACGCTCTGGCTCCCCCGAAGGGAGCGTGTGCTGATCGGTGTCGACGATACCGATACGAGCGAGGCGGGCGCCACCTGGACGCTCGTACATAATATTGCAAAGGCCGTGGAAGACGAGAAGTCGGTGTATCTTTCCCACACTATCGTACAGCTCTTCCCGGTCGCATACCGGACCAAGAACTGCGTGAGCCTTGTCGCCGAGTTTGCGACAACCGAACCCGACCTCCTCGTGGAAAAATTCCGCCGGCTGCTCGAAAAGTACACCCTTTCGGAAAAGACCGGGATGGCAGTCTATACCGGTTTCTCCCCGTCCCCCGCGCTTCTTGACTACGGCCGCCGGGTAAAGCGGGGAGAGGTCGGGCCCGACCTGGTCCACAACCTCGCCGATCCCTCCTTAACGATCGTCATGAACGGCCGGGGGATCACCGGTGCCGTGGCTGCCCTGCCGTTTTATACCCGGTACGAGGAGGCGCTCGAGTTATGCAGTGGAACGAATTAA
- a CDS encoding radical SAM protein encodes MQWNELKARLLSAGSARISGEPADEYIATSSAGPGAGGRGSVFFAMGSHRVKLSLNPSSPVEIVHRGDGVADLCFAGTQIPGRLARPGLHCPDQAFITVTESCIFSCKYCSVPRLAGKRKSIEEIVGLVDSVKDRISAISLTSGVAGSVEDEEAYVCGVIKNLTRFGLPIGVSIYPTKKTPDHLHALGVVEVKFNIEAATPKLFEETCPGLDYATIWQALDRSVELFGKGRVFSNLIIGLGETDAELAACIEKLVARGVVPVLRPLNPVAGFAGIPRPSPERIRAAYLVHSRALAAAGIDPLVAQTMCTNCAGCDLVPGRD; translated from the coding sequence ATGCAGTGGAACGAATTAAAAGCCCGGCTGCTCTCTGCCGGATCAGCCCGGATCAGCGGCGAACCGGCTGATGAATATATTGCAACGTCCAGCGCCGGCCCGGGGGCCGGGGGCAGAGGTTCGGTCTTCTTTGCCATGGGCAGCCACCGGGTCAAGCTGTCGCTTAACCCCTCATCACCTGTCGAGATTGTCCACCGGGGCGATGGTGTTGCCGATCTCTGTTTTGCGGGAACGCAGATCCCGGGCCGGCTGGCCCGGCCGGGCCTCCACTGCCCGGACCAGGCATTTATCACCGTGACAGAGAGCTGCATCTTCTCCTGCAAATACTGCTCTGTTCCCCGTCTTGCCGGAAAGCGCAAGAGCATCGAGGAGATTGTCGGCCTTGTCGATTCCGTAAAAGACCGGATCAGTGCCATCTCGCTCACGAGCGGCGTTGCGGGAAGTGTTGAGGACGAAGAGGCGTACGTCTGCGGTGTGATAAAGAACCTCACCCGGTTTGGCCTGCCCATAGGTGTCTCGATCTACCCGACAAAAAAGACCCCGGACCACCTGCATGCCCTCGGGGTCGTGGAAGTGAAGTTCAATATCGAGGCTGCGACTCCGAAGTTGTTTGAAGAGACCTGTCCCGGCCTTGATTACGCTACGATCTGGCAGGCACTGGATCGGTCCGTGGAGCTCTTCGGGAAGGGCAGGGTCTTTTCCAATCTGATCATCGGCCTGGGTGAAACCGATGCCGAACTCGCTGCATGCATCGAGAAACTCGTTGCCCGCGGGGTGGTCCCGGTGCTCCGCCCGCTCAACCCGGTTGCAGGGTTTGCCGGCATACCCCGCCCGTCACCGGAACGCATCAGAGCCGCATATCTTGTCCACAGCAGGGCGCTTGCCGCTGCGGGGATCGATCCCCTCGTGGCACAAACGATGTGCACGAACTGCGCCGGCTGCGACCTTGTTCCGGGGAGGGACTAG
- a CDS encoding thiamine pyrophosphate-dependent enzyme, with protein sequence MKGTQALAEALRAATDRVYTVPGYPVTELGELAGAEMVINEKTALEYALGDSLSGRRAAVIVKNVGVNACADPLCEATVQGLVGGVILVAGDDPKAKGSQTAQDSRYYGELAEIPVIEPDESSWYAGVEAALAASESFSRVAMIRLTPEVLESEANGHPLPRGDLKGRLADPGWTVHGRVMAAASLFRSMQDWSTSSPLNRWTEGSIGAGPAPGAGRVVTVYPPPARLAGAGIHEYGRPFVRDHRAATLPDDPGQPESRKGRGYYRTFCRECPFRPLLALLKSREMQAVCDAGCSVYGLNPPYEIGVASYGMGSSIAVAARSTRVALIGDYGLLHSGLPSLIDVYEKRLPLLCIVMKNHCAAMTGRQPAFDPVPYLDWALPVICRAEDESRLREVIRPADKPTTIVVEANCPKGARYETVEC encoded by the coding sequence ATGAAGGGCACACAGGCTCTTGCTGAAGCGCTGCGTGCCGCTACCGACCGGGTTTATACCGTGCCCGGCTATCCCGTCACCGAACTCGGGGAGCTTGCCGGTGCCGAGATGGTGATTAACGAGAAGACTGCGCTCGAGTATGCCCTTGGTGATTCCCTGTCCGGGCGGCGGGCAGCGGTTATTGTGAAGAATGTCGGGGTAAATGCCTGTGCCGATCCGCTCTGCGAGGCGACCGTGCAGGGCCTTGTCGGGGGCGTAATCCTTGTTGCCGGTGACGACCCAAAAGCAAAGGGCTCCCAGACCGCCCAGGACTCCCGGTATTACGGGGAGCTTGCCGAGATCCCGGTAATAGAGCCAGATGAGTCGTCCTGGTATGCCGGGGTCGAGGCAGCACTTGCAGCATCGGAATCATTCTCCCGGGTTGCCATGATCCGGCTCACGCCGGAAGTGCTGGAATCAGAGGCGAACGGACACCCCCTCCCCCGGGGTGACCTGAAAGGCCGGCTCGCCGATCCGGGATGGACCGTGCACGGCCGGGTAATGGCGGCTGCCTCTCTCTTCCGATCCATGCAGGACTGGTCCACGTCCTCGCCCCTCAACCGCTGGACGGAGGGATCGATCGGGGCCGGCCCGGCGCCCGGCGCGGGCAGGGTCGTTACGGTCTACCCGCCGCCTGCCCGCCTCGCAGGAGCCGGGATACACGAGTACGGCCGGCCGTTTGTCCGCGATCACCGTGCAGCGACCCTGCCGGACGATCCGGGACAGCCGGAGTCGCGGAAAGGGAGGGGGTATTACCGGACCTTCTGCCGGGAATGCCCGTTCCGACCGCTTCTTGCCCTTCTCAAATCCCGTGAGATGCAGGCAGTCTGCGATGCCGGCTGCTCCGTGTACGGGCTCAACCCCCCCTATGAGATCGGGGTCGCCAGCTACGGCATGGGGTCGAGCATTGCCGTTGCCGCCCGGAGTACCCGTGTTGCCCTTATCGGGGACTACGGCCTGCTCCATTCCGGCCTGCCCTCCCTGATCGACGTGTATGAAAAGAGACTTCCGCTCCTGTGCATCGTGATGAAGAACCACTGTGCAGCAATGACCGGCCGGCAGCCCGCCTTCGATCCCGTCCCCTACCTGGACTGGGCTCTCCCCGTCATCTGCCGTGCGGAAGATGAATCCCGCCTTCGTGAGGTTATCCGCCCTGCGGACAAACCGACTACGATCGTGGTAGAAGCAAACTGCCCGAAGGGGGCCCGTTATGAAACCGTGGAATGTTGA
- a CDS encoding homocitrate synthase family protein: MKPWNVEICDVTLRDGEQTPGVSFSCEEKTDIANTLDAIGIEVIEAGFPAVSTSEKQCVKAIANLGLDARICGFARAREPDIMDAVDCGVDMVSIFIPTSELHVRLKFKKPREAVLEDALKMIDFAHDHGVQVRFAAEDASRTDLPFLKEVYRRAADHGAVLLSFADTVGCLIPNEMRTIMTDLVASVDTPFCAHCHNDMGCAVANTITAAQAGAFQLHTTVNGIGERSGNASLEEVLVILRQKGGIDRYDLSHLSALSHKVEKYSGIALPRNKPVTGELAFSHESGIHIAAILQDPETYEYFPPDLVGGERHFILGKHTGRKALEHVVATLGYELTEPQICRVLDLVKDYSEQKCSITPEILKKLIRRAQAETPV; the protein is encoded by the coding sequence ATGAAACCGTGGAATGTTGAGATCTGTGACGTAACCTTACGTGACGGGGAGCAGACACCCGGCGTGTCGTTCTCCTGCGAAGAGAAGACGGATATCGCAAACACCCTCGATGCCATCGGCATCGAAGTGATCGAGGCCGGGTTCCCGGCCGTTTCGACGAGCGAAAAGCAGTGCGTGAAAGCCATCGCAAACCTCGGGCTCGACGCCCGGATCTGCGGTTTTGCCCGGGCACGCGAGCCGGATATCATGGACGCCGTAGACTGCGGCGTGGACATGGTCTCCATCTTCATTCCCACCTCAGAACTCCACGTTCGGCTCAAGTTCAAAAAACCCCGCGAAGCGGTACTCGAAGATGCCCTCAAAATGATCGATTTTGCCCACGATCACGGCGTCCAGGTGCGGTTTGCGGCCGAGGACGCCTCCCGTACCGATCTCCCCTTCTTAAAGGAGGTGTACCGGAGGGCGGCCGACCACGGGGCCGTCCTGCTCAGCTTTGCCGACACGGTGGGCTGCCTGATCCCCAACGAGATGCGCACGATCATGACCGATCTTGTTGCATCGGTCGATACCCCGTTCTGCGCCCACTGCCACAACGACATGGGCTGTGCGGTTGCAAACACCATCACGGCGGCACAGGCCGGCGCTTTCCAGCTCCATACCACGGTAAACGGCATCGGCGAGCGCTCGGGCAATGCCTCTTTAGAGGAGGTGCTTGTGATCCTCCGTCAGAAAGGGGGCATCGACCGGTATGACCTCTCGCACCTGTCCGCACTCTCCCACAAGGTGGAGAAGTACTCCGGCATTGCTCTCCCGAGAAACAAGCCGGTCACCGGCGAACTGGCCTTCTCGCACGAGAGCGGCATCCACATCGCCGCCATCCTCCAGGACCCGGAAACCTACGAGTACTTCCCGCCGGACCTTGTCGGGGGGGAGCGGCATTTCATCCTCGGCAAGCATACCGGGAGAAAGGCGCTCGAACACGTGGTGGCAACGCTCGGGTACGAGCTTACCGAACCGCAGATCTGCCGTGTCCTCGACCTCGTCAAGGACTATTCCGAGCAGAAGTGCAGTATCACCCCGGAGATCCTCAAAAAACTGATCCGGCGGGCACAGGCGGAGACGCCGGTATGA
- a CDS encoding aconitase/3-isopropylmalate dehydratase large subunit family protein yields the protein MSTLSERILGAPAGDYVDRKVDRAYAHDGTGVLALEAWRRMGKDRLGKETRYSIQFDHIAPANNSTTATLQHELREFAREKSMRFSEVGCGICHQIMCEDEILPGEIVVGADSHSVTGGAFGAFATGVGATDMAAIWLTGETWFKVPSSAAIHITGKLSGAAEAKDLALAYVGKLGTDGATNQALEFVGEGAHSLSMDERFVLSNLSVEAGAKAGLFYADDVTVRYLREQGRAGTVQAPEPCTYCRELDFDLADIVPLVAVPHRVDTVRPVGDLAGTPLDQVFVGTCTNGRYSDLARFARWVKGKKVAVRTIVVPASAAVLKKAIRTGVLADIVEAGCTVGTPGCGPCLGYHMGVLGEGEVCLSTANRNFKNRMGVGGEIYLGSVATAAASAIKGEIASPEAA from the coding sequence ATGAGCACGCTCTCGGAACGGATCCTCGGCGCCCCTGCAGGGGATTATGTTGACCGGAAGGTGGACCGGGCGTATGCCCATGACGGTACAGGAGTCCTTGCCCTTGAAGCGTGGAGACGGATGGGAAAGGACAGGCTCGGCAAAGAGACCCGGTACTCCATCCAGTTCGACCACATCGCACCGGCAAACAACAGCACGACTGCAACTCTCCAGCACGAACTCAGGGAGTTTGCCCGCGAGAAGTCCATGCGGTTCTCCGAGGTCGGTTGCGGTATCTGCCACCAGATTATGTGCGAGGACGAGATCCTGCCCGGGGAGATCGTGGTGGGTGCCGATTCCCACAGCGTTACCGGCGGGGCATTCGGGGCGTTTGCCACCGGCGTCGGTGCAACCGACATGGCTGCCATCTGGCTCACCGGGGAGACATGGTTTAAAGTCCCGTCATCGGCCGCAATCCACATCACCGGGAAATTATCGGGAGCTGCCGAGGCAAAGGATCTCGCGCTTGCCTATGTGGGAAAACTCGGCACCGATGGGGCCACAAACCAGGCACTCGAATTTGTCGGCGAAGGCGCACACTCGCTTTCCATGGACGAACGGTTCGTTCTTTCCAATCTCTCGGTCGAGGCCGGGGCAAAGGCCGGGCTCTTCTATGCCGACGATGTCACGGTCCGCTATCTCCGGGAACAGGGCCGGGCCGGGACCGTGCAGGCTCCCGAACCCTGCACTTACTGCCGGGAACTCGACTTCGATCTTGCCGATATCGTCCCGCTGGTCGCGGTCCCCCACCGGGTGGATACGGTCCGGCCGGTCGGCGATCTCGCCGGGACGCCCCTCGACCAGGTCTTTGTCGGGACCTGCACGAACGGGAGGTACTCCGATCTTGCCCGGTTTGCCCGGTGGGTAAAGGGAAAGAAGGTTGCCGTGCGCACCATCGTGGTTCCCGCTTCGGCAGCGGTCTTAAAAAAGGCGATCCGGACCGGGGTGCTCGCCGATATTGTCGAAGCGGGCTGCACGGTCGGGACGCCCGGCTGCGGCCCCTGCCTCGGGTACCATATGGGGGTGCTCGGCGAGGGCGAGGTCTGCCTTTCGACCGCGAACCGGAACTTCAAAAACCGGATGGGCGTCGGCGGCGAGATCTACCTTGGCTCCGTTGCAACGGCAGCGGCAAGCGCTATAAAAGGCGAGATCGCCTCACCGGAGGCGGCATAA
- a CDS encoding 3-isopropylmalate dehydratase, with translation MQGKGTAVCLPADIDTDIVIAGRYLRTKDRSIWATHIFEDLDPGIAPRLNGAVIVAGKNFGCGSSREQAAIALREAGVVAVIAPSFARIFFRNAINIGLPLIECDLSCEEGSGVAFDLTEGWVENNGKRRQIRPLSARMQDILKAGGLVEYWRDHP, from the coding sequence ATGCAGGGAAAGGGAACGGCAGTCTGCCTGCCTGCCGATATCGACACCGACATCGTCATCGCCGGGCGGTACCTGAGGACGAAAGACCGGAGCATCTGGGCAACCCATATCTTCGAGGACCTCGACCCGGGGATCGCCCCGCGGCTCAACGGCGCCGTGATCGTTGCCGGGAAGAACTTCGGGTGCGGGTCGTCCCGCGAACAGGCAGCCATCGCCCTCCGCGAGGCAGGCGTTGTTGCGGTGATCGCTCCCTCATTTGCCCGGATCTTTTTCCGGAACGCGATCAACATCGGCCTGCCGCTCATCGAGTGCGACCTCTCCTGCGAAGAAGGAAGCGGGGTTGCCTTCGATCTGACCGAAGGGTGGGTCGAAAACAACGGCAAACGCCGGCAGATCCGGCCGCTCTCGGCACGGATGCAGGATATCCTCAAAGCCGGCGGCCTGGTGGAATACTGGAGGGATCACCCGTGA